One window of the Brevundimonas goettingensis genome contains the following:
- a CDS encoding SDR family oxidoreductase encodes MRKAIVTGGAGLVGTGLCAVLIDAGWEVASFDLKPGHEGARSVICDVGDEASVNAAFAELGWETLDLLVNNAGIASPNRGPLAELSLADWRKVTDSHLTGAFLMSRAAIPLLNQGGSIVHMVSTRAFMSEPDTEAYAASKGAMVALTHAMAISLGPKIRVNAVAPGWISDGKGLSAADKAQHPVGRVGRPDDIAGVVLYLADAGFVTGQVLSVDGGMTKKMIYAE; translated from the coding sequence ATGAGAAAAGCCATCGTCACCGGCGGCGCCGGACTTGTAGGAACCGGCCTGTGCGCCGTCCTCATCGACGCCGGTTGGGAGGTCGCGTCGTTCGACCTCAAGCCGGGCCATGAGGGCGCGCGGTCGGTGATCTGCGACGTCGGTGACGAGGCCTCGGTGAACGCGGCCTTCGCCGAACTGGGCTGGGAGACGCTGGACCTGCTGGTCAATAATGCGGGCATCGCCTCGCCGAACCGGGGGCCGCTGGCGGAGCTGTCGCTGGCCGACTGGCGCAAGGTGACCGACAGCCATCTGACCGGCGCCTTCCTGATGAGCCGGGCGGCGATCCCGCTGCTGAACCAAGGCGGCAGCATCGTCCATATGGTCTCGACCCGCGCCTTCATGTCCGAGCCGGACACCGAGGCCTATGCGGCGTCCAAGGGAGCCATGGTCGCCCTGACCCACGCCATGGCCATCAGCCTGGGGCCGAAGATCCGCGTCAACGCCGTGGCCCCCGGCTGGATTTCCGACGGCAAGGGCCTGAGCGCGGCCGACAAGGCCCAGCACCCGGTCGGCCGCGTCGGCCGTCCCGACGACATCGCGGGCGTGGTCCTCTACCTCGCCGACGCCGGGTTCGTGACCGGCCAGGTCCTGAGCGTCGACGGCGGCATGACGAAGAAGATGATCTACGCCGAATAG
- a CDS encoding ArsR/SmtB family transcription factor — translation MLQYQPEPLDLAFQALSDPGRRAMVERLSLGPASVSQLAEPLPMTLSAVVQHLKVLEEAGLVKSEKKGRVRTCSLEIAAMTRVERWIAERKRFWERQYDQLEAYLAQTAPTTGSGEEP, via the coding sequence ATGCTACAGTATCAACCCGAACCGCTCGATCTCGCCTTCCAGGCCCTGTCCGATCCCGGACGGCGAGCCATGGTCGAACGGCTGAGTCTCGGCCCCGCCTCGGTCAGCCAACTGGCCGAACCCCTGCCCATGACCCTGTCGGCCGTGGTCCAACACCTGAAGGTTCTCGAGGAGGCCGGACTGGTGAAGAGCGAGAAGAAGGGCCGGGTTCGGACCTGCAGTCTGGAGATCGCGGCCATGACTCGGGTCGAACGCTGGATCGCCGAGCGCAAGCGCTTCTGGGAGCGGCAATACGATCAACTGGAGGCGTATCTGGCCCAGACCGCCCCAACCACCGGATCAGGGGAGGAACCATGA
- a CDS encoding SRPBCC domain-containing protein translates to MTVHNATFVIERVLNASPGRVFDAYRTLEARSAWFRAPAEIETLNRDFDFRVGGRERFHARWPSGMVSDFQAVFHDIVEDERIILVYDMFHNGDKLSVSLQTLELRPEGGQTRLIHTEQGSYLVGGAEAVASREHGTAWHIDNLAAVLEGREPKAFL, encoded by the coding sequence ATGACCGTCCACAACGCCACCTTCGTCATCGAGCGGGTGCTGAACGCCTCGCCGGGCCGGGTCTTCGACGCCTATCGCACCCTGGAGGCCCGCAGCGCCTGGTTCCGTGCGCCGGCGGAGATCGAGACCCTGAACCGCGACTTCGACTTCCGCGTCGGTGGCCGTGAGCGGTTCCACGCCCGCTGGCCCAGCGGCATGGTCAGCGACTTCCAGGCCGTCTTCCACGACATCGTCGAGGATGAGCGGATCATCCTCGTCTACGACATGTTCCACAACGGCGATAAGCTGTCGGTCTCGCTGCAGACGCTGGAGCTGCGGCCCGAGGGCGGCCAGACCCGGCTGATCCACACCGAACAGGGCTCCTATCTGGTCGGCGGCGCCGAAGCGGTGGCCAGCCGCGAGCACGGCACCGCCTGGCACATCGACAATCTGGCGGCCGTGCTCGAGGGTCGCGAACCCAAGGCCTTCTTATGA
- a CDS encoding glutathione S-transferase family protein, with protein MTLELFAHPFSSYCQKALIAFYENDIPFTYRMLEDPGVGEEFAALWPIKRFPILRDGERVVLETSVVIEYLAVHYPGPVRLIPEDADLALEVRMLDRFFDNYVMTPQGDIVFESLRPAEARDPYGADQARKMLETSYAWLDDLMKDRTWAVGETFTLADCAAAPSLFYADWTHRIPEQYVHLLAYRARLLQRPSFARAVDEARRFRHYFPLGAPDRD; from the coding sequence ATGACCCTTGAACTGTTCGCCCACCCCTTCTCCTCCTACTGCCAGAAGGCCCTGATCGCCTTCTATGAGAACGACATCCCCTTCACCTACCGGATGCTGGAGGACCCCGGCGTCGGCGAGGAATTCGCCGCCCTCTGGCCGATCAAACGCTTCCCGATCCTGCGTGACGGGGAGCGGGTGGTGCTGGAGACCTCGGTCGTCATCGAATATCTCGCCGTCCACTATCCGGGGCCGGTCAGGCTGATCCCCGAGGATGCGGATCTGGCGCTGGAGGTCCGGATGCTGGACCGGTTCTTCGACAACTATGTCATGACGCCCCAGGGCGACATCGTCTTCGAAAGCCTGCGCCCGGCCGAGGCGCGTGACCCCTATGGCGCCGACCAGGCCCGCAAGATGCTGGAGACCAGCTACGCCTGGCTGGACGACCTGATGAAGGACCGGACCTGGGCGGTGGGCGAGACCTTCACCCTGGCCGACTGCGCCGCGGCGCCCTCCCTGTTTTACGCCGACTGGACGCACCGGATCCCGGAGCAGTACGTCCACCTGCTGGCCTATCGCGCCCGACTGCTGCAGCGCCCCTCCTTCGCCCGTGCGGTCGATGAGGCCCGCCGATTCCGCCATTATTTCCCGCTAGGCGCGCCGGATCGCGACTAG
- a CDS encoding glutathione S-transferase family protein, producing MIQITAFKWVPPFAQGSVRDIRVRWALEEAGIPYGEHLIGFEDQGTPEYRAMQPFGQVPAYREGDLQIFESCAIVLHVARKSDVLMPADEAGKDRVTCWLFAASNSIEPWVGQLATIDLFAADTAWGQERRPEIEEFVRRRLGELQTALGDKSWFADDRFSAADIVMTHVLRDLRHTDILTDFPKLDAYVKRAEARPAFQRALADQLAPFRETEKAMTNA from the coding sequence ATGATCCAGATCACCGCCTTCAAATGGGTCCCGCCCTTCGCGCAAGGGTCCGTGCGCGACATCCGGGTGCGCTGGGCCCTGGAAGAGGCCGGCATCCCCTATGGCGAACATCTGATCGGCTTCGAGGATCAGGGCACGCCCGAATACCGCGCGATGCAGCCTTTCGGTCAGGTGCCGGCCTATCGGGAGGGCGACCTGCAGATCTTCGAAAGCTGCGCCATCGTCCTGCATGTCGCGAGGAAGTCCGACGTCCTGATGCCCGCCGACGAGGCCGGGAAGGATCGGGTCACCTGCTGGCTGTTCGCCGCCTCCAACTCGATCGAGCCCTGGGTCGGCCAACTGGCGACCATCGACCTGTTCGCCGCCGACACGGCCTGGGGTCAGGAACGTCGGCCCGAGATCGAGGAGTTCGTGCGCCGCCGCCTGGGCGAGCTGCAGACCGCGCTGGGCGACAAGAGCTGGTTCGCCGACGACCGCTTCTCGGCCGCCGACATCGTCATGACCCATGTGCTGCGCGACCTGCGGCACACCGACATCCTGACCGACTTCCCCAAGCTGGACGCCTATGTGAAGCGGGCCGAGGCGAGGCCCGCCTTCCAGCGCGCCTTGGCCGACCAGCTGGCGCCCTTCCGCGAGACCGAAAAGGCGATGACGAACGCCTAG
- a CDS encoding MarR family winged helix-turn-helix transcriptional regulator, with the protein MSTPHPFATTLHIRDHCLCLHAQRAARRLSRRFDEAMRPVGITSGQFSLLNGLNRPEPPTIGAVASLLAMDRSTVTANLKPLERQGLVQIELDPEDRRGRRIALTEQGLALLAAATPIWAREHAAIEATLNGGGDALRGGLNLLS; encoded by the coding sequence ATGTCGACTCCTCATCCGTTCGCGACGACGCTTCATATCCGTGACCACTGCCTGTGCCTGCACGCCCAGAGGGCGGCGCGGCGGTTGTCGCGGCGATTCGACGAGGCGATGCGGCCGGTGGGGATCACCTCGGGCCAGTTCTCCCTGCTGAACGGCCTGAACCGGCCAGAGCCCCCGACCATCGGCGCCGTCGCCAGCCTGCTGGCCATGGACCGGTCGACGGTGACCGCCAACCTGAAGCCGCTGGAGCGGCAGGGGCTGGTGCAGATCGAGCTCGATCCCGAGGATCGGCGCGGACGGCGCATCGCCCTGACCGAACAGGGGCTCGCGCTCCTGGCCGCCGCTACCCCGATCTGGGCCCGCGAGCACGCCGCCATCGAGGCGACCCTGAACGGCGGCGGCGACGCCCTGCGGGGCGGCCTCAATCTGTTGAGCTGA
- a CDS encoding DUF1801 domain-containing protein, whose amino-acid sequence MPKTQTVEDYRAALDVPVREALDALRRIVAEAAPGLTEEIKWNAPSFAHRGRDRVTLGIEPRGGFRIVLHRGTKSEDASGFRFDDPDKVAAWPAPDRGVVRLRDPAEIEARADMLKMLIARWITATD is encoded by the coding sequence ATGCCGAAGACACAGACTGTTGAGGACTATCGCGCTGCGCTTGACGTCCCGGTTCGCGAGGCCCTCGACGCCCTGCGCCGGATCGTCGCCGAAGCCGCCCCGGGGCTGACCGAAGAGATCAAATGGAACGCGCCCAGCTTCGCCCACAGGGGCCGGGACCGGGTGACACTCGGGATCGAGCCGCGAGGCGGTTTCCGCATCGTCCTGCACCGGGGCACCAAATCCGAGGACGCCAGCGGCTTCCGCTTCGACGATCCGGACAAGGTCGCCGCCTGGCCCGCGCCGGACCGCGGCGTCGTCCGCCTTCGCGACCCGGCCGAGATCGAGGCCAGAGCCGACATGCTCAAGATGCTCATCGCCCGTTGGATCACAGCGACGGACTGA
- the map gene encoding type I methionyl aminopeptidase, with the protein MYETPELDNETFTRSSAIRIYDQDDFEGMRIAGRLVAEALDMIAPYVVPGVTTGELDDLIREYTLDRGGLPACLGYKGYTKTVCTSINHVVCHGIPGDRVLKDGDIVNIDHTVIVDGWHGDSSRMYAVGNINPRSKKLIDVTYEALMLGLEQVKPGNTFGDIGYVIQRHVEAARMSVVRDFCGHGIGRVFHDSPNVLHYGRKGEGAVLKPGMCFTVEPMVNLGKPHVKVLSDGWTAVTRDKSLSAQCEHTVGVTEDGVEIFSASPAGLFRPN; encoded by the coding sequence ATGTACGAGACCCCCGAACTGGACAACGAGACCTTCACCCGGTCGAGCGCGATCCGGATCTATGATCAGGACGACTTCGAAGGGATGCGCATCGCCGGCCGGCTGGTCGCCGAGGCCCTGGACATGATCGCCCCCTATGTCGTTCCTGGCGTGACCACGGGCGAGCTCGACGACCTGATCCGCGAATACACCCTGGACCGTGGCGGTCTGCCCGCCTGTCTGGGCTACAAGGGCTATACCAAGACGGTCTGCACCTCGATCAACCATGTCGTCTGCCACGGCATTCCGGGCGACCGGGTGCTCAAGGACGGCGACATCGTCAACATCGACCACACCGTCATCGTCGACGGCTGGCACGGCGATTCCAGCCGCATGTATGCGGTCGGCAACATCAATCCGCGCTCGAAGAAGCTGATCGACGTCACTTATGAAGCCCTGATGCTGGGTCTGGAGCAGGTGAAGCCCGGCAACACCTTCGGCGACATCGGCTATGTCATCCAGCGCCATGTCGAGGCCGCCCGGATGAGCGTGGTGCGCGACTTCTGCGGCCACGGCATCGGCCGCGTCTTCCACGACAGCCCCAACGTCCTGCACTACGGCCGCAAGGGCGAGGGCGCGGTGCTCAAGCCCGGCATGTGCTTCACCGTCGAGCCCATGGTCAATCTGGGCAAGCCGCATGTGAAGGTCCTGTCCGACGGCTGGACCGCCGTGACCCGCGACAAGTCCCTGTCGGCCCAGTGCGAACACACGGTGGGCGTGACCGAAGACGGCGTCGAGATCTTCTCGGCCAGCCCCGCCGGCCTGTTCCGCCCGAACTGA